Part of the Leishmania infantum JPCM5 genome chromosome 34 genome, CTCCGTTGACACGATCCCCGTCGGCGGTGACGCCGTCACGGCCCAGTACAGCGAGCTGCTCAGCAAGCACCGACCCGTcgtcgaggcggccgcgccagCGTTGTCACATAGCACGGTGCGAGAGATTTACTGGCGTGATTGGGTGGCCGATGTAAAGCACTGCTTGGCACGCGTGCTGCCGTATCAGGGCGACACCGGCGGTGTCGCGTCTGCTGCAGGGAAGGGGTCTGCGTCAACAGCAGTCAAGGAGGCCACCGTGCGCGCTGTAACAGACTTGCAGGCGCCGGATGGCACACGAGTGCATCTTGACGAGCGCACAGCTGCTCTCCCGTTCGAGGTGTTCTTCAGCGCAACCGGCGACGAGAAACGGAACGTGGCGACTCTGATGGCCATGTGCAAGCGACGGATGGACCCGGagtggcagc contains:
- a CDS encoding putative actin-like protein — translated: MRPSVGWTFASGAASSIVLDVGHSRTTVTAVLDGYALRHSVDTIPVGGDAVTAQYSELLSKHRPVVEAAAPALSHSTVREIYWRDWVADVKHCLARVLPYQGDTGGVASAAGKGSASTAVKEATVRAVTDLQAPDGTRVHLDERTAALPFEVFFSATGDEKRNVATLMAMCKRRMDPEWQLHTVPHLLAGAGSLVPGFRDRVVGELKAQDSSYFRYERDGVLNVAQTADGAWVGASMAASSSSFEPLWVTRGEWAEEGASVLYRKLF